The Leguminivora glycinivorella isolate SPB_JAAS2020 chromosome 2, LegGlyc_1.1, whole genome shotgun sequence DNA window agtaggtaggtacaccgagcggatgctgcCTTTGACCATGGGACACACGCAAACATCACAGCACAACCAGGATATAAGAACCTTGTGAGAGTTGATGAAATCTAACATGAACTTATGTTTAAGGATGGTAGGCTAAATATAAATTGTCAGTGCAAATCAAGACAATAAGTTGATTGTGTGGCATATCCGGGATTCTAAATAGATACCGCATCTTCTTCTATATCGGACtgtcaaaaaaggaggaggttctcaattcgactgaatgtttttttttttttcaagtagttcATAAGAGTGAATTTTACAGCCCTATATTACATTAATACGTAGTATTAAGGGCTGGGGAAAAAGAACGGTAGTACGAGATTTAAAATGAAAGTTGTAATGCCAATTAAACTCAAACAAATTCTTCAAGAATGGCccgtttatatttttattttaggtattgAATCGTCTGTAGTCACAGCGAAGACTGACACCGGACACGCGGACAATTTATCAATGTCATCACCGAGCAAGATGAAGAAATATTTAAGATCCTATGCGAGCGTACCGCGGAAAAATCAATATTGCTGTCATAGTAACACTAACGACTTTGCGGAAGAAATATTTATCAGAAGTTTACTCTGTCTGCTTTGCCTATggctcattttttttaaagttgtccaccccacttttttgtaacttgGGTATTTTTTCGTGAATCGTgaagtctttcgatcctgataggagaaaaaaaatgtcccaagatttccatacatttttcaaattcttctattccgttaccgccatacaaaatgtatgaaaaaatggtaacggaatcgggaaaaaaccttggaacacttttttctcctattaggattgaaagagctcgcgattctgagtggaaaccacatagaaatttccaaatccaaaaaaaagagtggggtggacaactttgaaaaaatggcccataggtatacctatgtacctaatATGTTAGGtactttaggtaggtatatttaggCAAAGCAGACACACTGTGAGCGGTGTCATGATTACTACATAAATGCAATCAACTGATCTCATTAGGATTATTAACTACATTATAATCGTCTTATCTATAAGAATTTGGCATGATAACAGGCAACATGTATAAATAATGATAGCACATAAGTTTTATAAGTAGTAGACACAGCAGCAGCAGTAAGCAGTAGACTGCTGACACATTCTATACATTTGAGAATATGGCGTTCAGAGATAAAGTGATCCTAGTGACCGGAGGCAACTCAGGCATTGGCAAAGCCATAGCCTTACATTTCTCTAAAGAAAACGCTAAATTAGTTATCGTAGGTCGTAATAAAGATACTATAGAAGAAGTTAAAGATATTTGTACGGCTAACAGTGGAAATGAAGCTATGGGGATACAAGCGGATGTGAGTAAAGATACTGATGTTGAAATGATAGTAAACAAAGTCACTGAAAAATACGGAAGGCTGGATGTCCTTGTAAACAATGCTGGTGTGTTCATATCTGATGATATCTATACTGCTACAATGGAAAATTTTGACGCACATATAAATACGAATCTGAGAGGAACTTTTAACCTGACAAGGTCGTTTGTACCACTTCTTATCAAGGCACAGGGTAAGTCtcacatatttataaaaaaataaataaaaatgcaaacaaCTGCACTCTACTTAGTGTTTATCTAGTCCTGCCGGAGTGAGTTTCACAGGGAAGAGAGCTTAGCGAGTGCGGGCCTAATTTAGACGGCAtgcaaactcgcatgcgattttagttacattgcgggctctttaagttacatacaattttgcacagccgtcaataccgcaatgtaataaaactcgtatgcgagttctcgtaccgtctaaatgggctctAAGGCGTGTAAAACCTcttgccccgtagccgaatggcatatctGCGCAAACgacgcagaaatgtagtctagctctgtcccgccaatacgcaagagcgatagagatagatagctacgatagAGATATTATTGGCGAGGACACTGATGGCAGACCATGGGGGCAGTGATAATTAGCGgactgtatttaaattaaaatcttcATGATAGGAAAATAATTATGGTTTTATTTACTTAGCACACGACTAATACATACATTAGGCGAATATATTTAGAAGAGAAAGTTTTATAGTTCCTATGGAAACAGATaaacataaaaaccggccaagagcgtgtcgggccacgctcagtgtagggttccgcagttttccgtatttttctcaaaaactactgaacctatcaagttcaaaacaatttttctagaaagtctttataaagttctacttttgtgattttttcatattttttaaacatatggttcaaaagttagaggggggacacacactttctttgcctttaggagcgattatttccgaaaacattaatattatcaaaaaacgatttttgtaaacccttattcatttttaaatatctatccaacaatatatcacacattggggttataatgaaaaaaaaatcagtccccactttacatgtagggggggtaccctaataaaacatttttttccactttttattttaccactttgtcggcgtaattaatacacatattggtactaaatttcagctttctaatgctaacagttactgagattacccgcggacggacggacggacagacagacatggcgaaactataagggttccaagttgactacggaaccctaaaaatggtttgAATTAAGAACATTAATtacctaattattatttttaatatcaaTGTTGCCAACAATTaaatatcgtgagcgtttcgtgagcgtttgtgcattcggctacgcacactggtacATGAAGTACAGGAACCGATAACTAATACATATTTTAATCAACACATATTTTATAAATGCCTTTACGAAAACTATAACCTAGATGGATTCATACTCGTAGGCAGGATCGAGTACCCCCCCTCGAGGTCAGACCGGttgtttatttcaatttttaaatTCGATTATTCATTAACGATTCACGTTCAAACATAATACTTATCTTGTTGCACTCCTTAGCTCGTTAGTATAAAATAGACatagggcccatttctcgaagctagaagttacaatttacaagtggttctcaatgtctaatatgacaaggtgGAAAGAATTAAGTCCGCTTGTAACTGGTAACTTTCGATTTTGAGAAATAGCCATtagatttaattattataattttgcgTGCAGGTAATGTCATCAGCATCTCTGGAGTAGAAGCGGTAAAGTATTGGGAAGGGCTGTTGACTGATAGCCTGTCAAAAGTAGCAATTCAGAATCTGACAAAGTATGTGGCTTACGAACTGGCGTCGAAGAAGGTTCGCGCTAATTCTTTAGCTTTGGGCTATGTGACAGGGACGAAGATTATACAGAGAGCGAATATAGGTAagattttattttctattataatTATTCTAATCTTTTATggaataggaggcaaacgagcagacaggtcgcctgatggtaagcgatcactgccacccatgaacacccgaaacaccagaagtgttggaggtgcgttgccggcattTAAGATGGATAGATCTACTgattataattatctgatgacATCATTTAGTGAGGTTAAACAAGCGATGTTTAACGAAGAAGTTTTCCAATGGCAACCGTTGTGGTTGTTagttttattagttttattgcTCTCATACTCGTTGACGAATATAAACTTAGCCAACCCTGTTCGATCTTGTTTGAGAGGTAAGATTTGTATTTCGtcaaaattatgtatttatactAAAATTTTGCTACCATTATCTCTTCTATATTGAGAAAGCGATAAGATACAGGTTACAGGTAAATTATCAACGACGTTTGGTGTAGTTTCTCAACATTAGTATTTAAATCAATGCAGTTTTACGTTTCACTCCAACTCTATTATTAATTCCACTTTGATAGTCTTTACTAAAACCGTTTTTGGCTGTAACTC harbors:
- the LOC125242372 gene encoding 3-oxoacyl-[acyl-carrier-protein] reductase FabG-like, which produces MAFRDKVILVTGGNSGIGKAIALHFSKENAKLVIVGRNKDTIEEVKDICTANSGNEAMGIQADVSKDTDVEMIVNKVTEKYGRLDVLVNNAGVFISDDIYTATMENFDAHINTNLRGTFNLTRSFVPLLIKAQGNVISISGVEAVKYWEGLLTDSLSKVAIQNLTKYVAYELASKKVRANSLALGYVTGTKIIQRANIDPEEFGRGFLPSVPLGEAIKPEDVAKTVAFIASDSAKHITGQNIVMDGGFSCY